From a region of the Babesia bovis T2Bo chromosome 1, whole genome shotgun sequence genome:
- a CDS encoding putative integral membrane protein: MLYFSILRLLGVYINYGLIIVPFSATSFVFRRLDGGVAIHGHHGVCETAFRVYNVPPRGSRLARELAKADSDPLSTLPWVYEDTLGESFTKEQCFGYQFLKNEWAYLDHSMDPLQPAGVIEGGKSNYTGKGLILEGGRDRQRTERMPYHLDHGVKWRERAPMGSVTFNMSPDANQDVRLDETDLNLEGRQWGAWSVPMYSYLPVMDSAYRSRNVIDNPTDICYPWIVRHDVFERTPIHMRRGPSFIPEPDPDMVLAAAGHFGGYMERPFILPSEAIRRQNRLLTEWDRLEAEYNKNPDPSIAERIRAIKDALCGYNDMIDETDPELTTPVEAALTMLRGITRQYRDDPAHNPDVIDYYLRMVPDPTAVGGGCSHYEGPGKTVALCLVGYFPDPKDFREYTSIEELAEAYHRLITELRFEGRSHTVSQMVVDEDIQEYALRRERRKFPRLMAEYKPLWTHRKFGPEFGDALKTGQAISESDLTSFGTNLRKRERCTSEEDRAKNFVDDYVCFSQECG; the protein is encoded by the exons atgttatatttttcaatatTACGTTTATtaggtgtgtatataaattacGGTTTAATTATAGTTCCATTTAGTGCTACATCATTTGTTTTTCGCCGTCTTGACGGCGGTGTTGCCATTCATGGGCATCATGGCGTTTGTGAAACGGCATTCCGGGT ATATAATGTACCGCCTAGAGGATCGCGTCTAGCTCGGGAATTGGCGAAAGCGGACTCCGATCCTCTTAGCACATTACCT TGGGTATATGAAGACACGCTTGGTGAAAGCTTTACTAAGGAACAATGCTTTGGATATCAGTTTTTAAAGAATGAATGGGCTTATTTAGATCATTCCATGGACCCTTTACAACCTGCCG GTGTAATTGAGGGCGGGAAGTCAAACTATACGGGAAAAGGGCTTATTTTAGAGGGTGGTCGTGATCGCCAGCGTACTGAACGTATGCCGTATCACCTGGATCATGGTGTTAAATGGCGTGAGCGTGCTCCCATGGGATCTGTAACATTTAATATGAGCCCTGATGCAAACCAAGATGTGCGTTTAG ATGAGACTGATTTGAATCTTGAAGGTCGGCAATGGGGAGCCTGGAGCGTTCCAATGTACAGTTATTTGCCGGTTATGGATTCCGCATATAGATCTCGCAATGTTATAGACAACCCTACTGACATATGTTATCCTTGGATAGTGCGCCATGATGTTTTTGAGCGCACTCCTATTCATATGAGACGCGGCCCTAGTTTTATTCCTGAACCTGATCCTGATATGGTTCTTGCTGCTGCAGGTCACTTTGGTGGTTATATGGAACGTCCATTTATCCTTCCTAGCGAGG CTATAAGGCGTCAAAATCGTCTGCTTACGGAATGGGATCGTCTAGAAGCCGAATACAACAAGAATCCTGACCCTTCTATTGCAGAGCGTATACGTGCGATAAAA GATGCTTTATGCGGTTACAATGACATGATTGATGAGACTGATCCGGAGTTAACTACACCTGTTGAAGCTGCATTGACTATGCTTCGTGGTATCACAAGACAATATAG GGATGACCCTGCGCATAATCCCGATGTGATTGATTATTACCTTCGGATGGTGCCGGATCCAACCGCTGTTGGCGGTGGATGCAGTCACTATGAAGGCCCAGGAAAGACAGTAGCCCTCTGTTTAGTAGGATACTTTCCTGATCCAAAGGACTTTAGGGAGTATACTTCGATAGAGGAGCTTGCGGAAGCATACCATAGGTTGATAACAGAGTTACGTTTTGAGGGCCGATCACACACTGTTTCACAAATGGTAGTTGATGAGGACATTCAGGAGTATGCTCTACGCCGTGAACGTCGTAAATTCCCCCGGCTGATGGCTGAATACAAGCCATTATGGACCCACCGCAAGTTTGGTCCTGAATTCGGTGATGCGTTGAAAACTGGACAGGCCATCTCAGAATCCGATCTCACTAGTTTTGGAACTAACCTACGCAAACGGGAACGTTGCACATCGGAAGAG GATCGTGCTAAGAACTTTGTTGATGACTATGTCTGCTTCTCGCAGGAATGTGGCTAG
- a CDS encoding Thioesterase family protein: protein MDFLVFAMIALSVKSLLDQTSSIILNGLGPRISQTGSRYYNSKRYFCAAEMVVELPKGFEEHFRFASYNRIDRVKLLESTGGKYGHIFGDNLMRNDDFHMQMYVNTTSRLAQIKGLEPHIVRINSDNFDDAICFVPQRDYITEYVHIVDVGSLCCGHKGVWHGGVTSALFDNAFGILGCTILRMAVTKYLNIQFKAPIMVGDSVALIVSFDPKDMTSEKKDRFVARGRMVNQKGVVVATGESELVDVWERWQKNSQKAQNSG, encoded by the coding sequence ATGGATTTCCTAGTATTCGCTATGATAGCCTTATCAGTAAAATCATTACTAGACCAGACGTCATCGATTATATTGAACGGTTTAGGACCCCGAATAAGCCAAACAGGGAGTCGCTACTACAACTCTAAAAGGTACTTCTGTGCAGCCGAAATGGTTGTCGAACTCCCAAAAGGATTCGAGGAACATTTTAGGTTCGCATCATATAATCGCATCGACCGAGTAAAACTTTTGGAATCCACTGGCGGTAAATATGGGCACATTTTCGGGGATAACCTAATGCGCAATGATGACTTCCATATGCAAATGTATGTCAACACTACAAGCAGATTGGCGCAAATAAAGGGTTTGGAACCACATATAGTGCGTATCAACAGTGACAATTTCGATGACGCAATTTGTTTCGTCCCTCAGCGTGATTATATAACCGAATACGTGCACATCGTGGATGTGGGCTCACTATGCTGTGGTCACAAAGGAGTGTGGCATGGAGGAGTTACCAGTGCACTGTTTGATAATGCCTTTGGTATCCTTGGTTGTACGATATTGCGTATGGCTGTCACCAAGTACCTCAATATACAGTTCAAGGCACCTATCATGGTTGGGGACTCTGTAGCTTTAATTGTAAGCTTTGACCCTAAGGATATGACCAGTGAGAAAAAGGACCGCTTTGTGGCAAGAGGTAGGATGGTAAACCAGAAGGGTGTAGTGGTTGCCACTGGTGAATCAGAACTTGTCGACGTCTGGGAGAGGTGGCAGAAGAATTCACAGAAGGCCCAAAATAGTGGTTAG
- a CDS encoding nuclear movement domain containing protein has protein sequence MNTGINNATHGKHKYSWEQNFDGVVVYVDVPQGLKKADIKVKFEPKHLTIKLGTDINIAGELCQVTDTEESTWIVDDGKLEVHLTKALKGEVWNCILLGDLELSAINKENDKKRILLERLQNENPGFDFSDAQFNGQVPEPRTFMKDL, from the exons ATGAATACAGGTATAAATAACGCAACACACG GTAAACACAAATACTCTTGGGAGCAGAATTTTGATGGAGTTGTTGTGTATGTAGATGTTCCGCAGGGACTCAAGAAGGCTGATATAAAAGTAAAGTTCGAGCCTAAACATTTGACAATCAAATTGGGGACTGATATTAACATCGCAGGGGAGCTGTGCCAAGTAACAGATACTGAAGAATCCACCTGGATAGTAGACGACGGGAAATTGGAAGTTCATCTGACCAAGGCATTAAAGGGTGAAGTGTGGAATTGTATTTTACTCGGTGACCTCGAACTAAGCGCCATAAACAAAGAAAACGACAAGAAGCGGATATTATTGGAACGACTCCAAAACGAAAATCCAGGTTTCGACTTTTCAGATGCACAGTTCAATGGCCAGGTTCCTGAACCGCGCACATTCATGAAGGACTTGTAA
- a CDS encoding splicing factor 3a family protein: protein MTFMIEHIRASQEDLEYIEKAISTLMNDRRRASGLRLATIERAIKQLVEQSQQLAQKCITYYKDEDGLRKDEIKYLAGLQDTDNSAAAKDDDKQLWTNFYSNLKNIKDYYKRNESLNVPVEERTVDQVVKDAMSKVNVDLEFTPDENYGSCLDLQEHYRRFVNLEDLRTFRTKRHQKQEILRLNRKGITDKDELEANMTSFAEVDYVTYLNQFDQFSDIPRHCKYRVKEYCEYLEQLLKYLIGFFQRQNPLATTDTLKTSFEDSFKNEWENNRPTHWKEHSENMELYLKPVDKLFASSGVMQSFQNGKKYKKIVELFSKKTTQELEEHSKSSREHDKYLAYMEYMIQQYKQFLANTIEKTIEFIEKRESRNSKELEESQGLALKILESVGEENNIDIGDISSEEEEEQPVYNPLNLPLGWDGKPIPFWLYKLHGLGQEFKCEICGNYSYWGRKAFENHFQEWRHSFGMKCLKIPNTPHFKEITKIEDAFALYEKLKNQNDKNTFKVAQEVECEDSEGNVMNARAYEDLRRQGLL from the exons ATGACGTTCATGATCGAGCATATCCGGGCCTCCCAGGAGGACCTGGAGTATATAGAAAAGGCCATAAGCACGCTGATGAACGATAGAAGACGCGCGTCAGGACTTAGACTCGCGACCATAGAACGCGCAATAAaacaactggtagaacaaTCGCAACAATTGGCCCAAAAGTGTATTACATACTATAAAGATGAAGATGGACTCAGGAAAGATGAGATCAAGTACCTAGCAG GATTACAAGATACGGATAACTCAGCAGCCGCTAAGGATGACGATAAACAACTGTGGACTAACTTCTACAGCaatttaaaaaatataaaagatTATTATAAACGCAATGAATCGCTCAATGTACCAGTGGAAGAACGCACTGTTGACCAGGTTGTAAAAGATGCAATGTCCAAGGTTAACGTAGATTTGGAATTCACGCCAGATGAAAACTACGGATCGTGCCTGGACCTACAAGAACACTACAGACGCTTTGTTAACCTAGAGGATCTACGGACGTTCAGAACCAAACGACACCAAAAACAGGAAATATTGCGACTTAATAGAAAAGGTATCACTGATAAGGATGAACTAGAAGCAAACATGACATCTTTCGCTGAAGTGGATTATGTCACCTACCTGAACCAATTCGACCAGTTCAGTGATATACCAAGACATTGTAAATACAGAGTAAAGGAGTATTGCGAATATTTGGAGCAATTATTAAAATACCTAATAGGGTTTTTCCAAAGGCAGAATCCACTAGCCACAACTGATACACTAAAGACATCATTCGAAGATAGTTTTAAAAACGAATGGGAAAATAATAGACCAACACATTGGAAAGAACACAGTGAAAATATGGAACTCTACCTAAAACCAGTGGATAAATTGTTCGCATCCAGTGGTGTTATGCAGTCATTCCAAAACGGAAAGAAATATAAAAAAATAGTGGAGCTATTCTCCAAAAAAACAACGCAAGAATTGGAAGAACACTCAAAATCCAGTAGGGAACATGATAAGTACTTAGCTTACATGGAGTATATGATACAACAATATAAACAGTTCCTAGCAAATACAATCGAAAAGACAATAGAATTTATAGAAAAGAGAGAGTCAAGAAATAGCAAGGAACTTGAAGAATCGCAAGGATTGGCACTGAAAATACTAGAATCTGTAGGAGAAGAGAATAACATAGATATAGGTGATATATCaagtgaagaagaagaggaaCAGCCAGTGTACAACCCACTTAATTTACCATTAGGATGGGATGGTAAACCAATACCATTTTGGCTATACAAATTACATGGATTGGGACAGGAATTCAAATGTGAAATATGTGGAAACTACTCATATTGGGGAAGAAAAGCATTTGAAAATCATTTCCAAGAATGGAGGCATTCGTTCGGAATGAAGTGCCTTAAAATACCAAACACACCGCATtttaaagaaatcactaaAATAGAAGATGCATTTGCGCTGTACGAAAAGCTTAAGAATCAAAATGATAAGAATACCTTCAAAGTAGCACAGGAAGTAGAATGCGAAGACTCGGAAGGCAATGTAATGAACGCTAGGGCTTATGAAGACCTTAGACGACAGGGTCTCCTGTAA
- a CDS encoding putative fumarate hydratase class I, which translates to MARCNPCGGAKCLATQAPMAANKQMEAPSFDERFVDPFNNLHGGYKVEFERLDDLSAQITQVDTNIKSPVDGSSVKFLVVPQDVIQKLTEQAFVEIMHYLRPQHLQQLRNILDDHEASNNDRFVAMQLLKNACVASGKVLPGCQDTGTAIVLGKRGNRIYSEGDEAAIAKGVYEAYVNRKFRYSQMAPITMFDEVSTKCNLPAQIEIYSKEGSFYDFLFIAKGGGSANKTFLYQQTKAVLNPNVLIDFLMDQIKTIGTSACPPYHLAVVIGGLSAEMTLKTVKLLSCKYLDGLPTEGTQFGTAFRDIELENEILNRTRSIGIGAQFGGKYFCHDVRVVRLPRHGASCPIGIGVSCSADRQIMAKINETGVYIERLEHDPAQYLPPIDNNQEGEEIHINLDAGMENVLKQIRELPIKQRVLLNGTVIVARDIAHAKLNQILESTGDIPAYAKQYPIYYAGPAKKPDGLVSGSFGPTTAGRMDSYAAKFMEKGASLITLAKGNRSKAFANACKKYKGVYLGSVGGPAALIAQQCITSVEVVDFPELGMEAVHKITVKNFPAFVVVDANGNDFYQEWCG; encoded by the exons ATGGCGCGATGTAACCCCTGCGGCGGGGCTAAATGCCTCGCGACACAAGCGCCAATGGCAGCCAATAAGCAAATGGAGGCACCGAGCTTTGATGAACGTTTCGTAGATCCATTCAACAACTTACATGGAGGATATAAGGTGGAATTCGAAAGGCTAGATGATCTCAGTGCACAAATAACGCAAGTAGATACAAACATCAAGTCACCAGTGGACGGTAGTAGCGTTAAATTCCTAGTTGTCCCACAGGATGTAATACAGAAACTGACTGAACAAGCTTTTGTAGAAATTATGCACTATCTCAGACCGCAGCACTTACAACAGCTGCGCAATATACTGGATGACCATGAAGCCAGCAATAACGATAGATTCGTAGCAATGCAGCTACTCAAAAATGCCTGCGTTGCATCGGGAAA GGTACTACCAGGATGCCAAGATACAGGAACTGCAATTGTACTAGGTAAACGGGGTAACAGGATATATAGTGAAGGTGATGAAGCAGCAATAGCAAAGGGGGTGTATGAGGCATATGTTAACAGAAAATTCAG ATACAGCCAAATGGCACCTATCACAATGTTCGATGAAGTTAGCACAAAATGCAACCTACCAGCACAAATAGAGATATACTCCAAAGAAGGAAGTTTCTACGATTTCCTGTTCATAGCAAAGGGTGGAGGATCTGCCAATAAAACATTTTTATACCAACAAACTAAA GCGGTGCTCAACCCTAATGTGCTCATCGATTTCCTCATGGACCAAATCAAGACCATAGGCACATCAGCATGCCCACCGTATCACCTAGCAGTAGTTATTGGAGGGCTGTCAGCTGAAATGACTTTAAAAACCGTAAAGCTATTAAGCTGTAAATACCTAGATGGACTGCCTACTGAAGGAACGCAATTCGGAACAGCGTTCCGTGATATTGAATTGGAGAATGAAATACTAAATAGAACAAGGTCTATTGGAATAGGAGCACAATTTGGAGGCAAATACTTCTGCCACGATGTAAGGGTGGTAAGATTACCAAGACACGGTGCATCGTGCCCTATCG GAATAGGTGTATCATGCTCAGCAGATAGACAAATAATGGCAAAAATCAATGAAACGGGAGTTTATATCGAACGGTTGGAGCATGACCCAGCACAGTACCTGCCACCAATAGATAACAACCAGGAAGGTGAAGAAATACATATTAACCTAGATGCTGGTATGGAAAACGTACTCAAACAAATAAGGGAGCTGCCAATAAAACAACGTGTACTCCTCAACGGAACCGTTATCGTCGCCAGAGATATCGCACATGCAAAACTTAACCAAATACTGGAATCAACAGGTGATATACCAGCATACGCTAAACAGTATCCAATCTACTATGCAG GACCCGCCAAAAAACCAGATGGGCTTGTTAGTGGCTCATTCGGGCCTACAACAGCCGGAAGGATGGATAGCTATGCCGCAAAGTTCATGGAAAAGGGGGCATCACTTATAACACTGGCTAAAGGAAATCGCTCTAAAGCATTTGCCAACGCCTGTAAGAAATACAAAGGTGTCTACCTGGGATCGGTGGGAGGACCTGCAGCCCTAATAGCACAACAATGTATCACCAGCGTGGAAGTAGTAGACTTCCCCGAACTAGGAATGGAGGCTGTACACAAAATTACAGTCAAAAACTTCCCAGCGTTCGTCGTAGTGGATGCCAACGGCAATGACTTCTACCAGGAATGGTGTGGATAA
- a CDS encoding putative integral membrane protein — translation MYDGREFVSLYDRLKISSYGFRHGCIQLFTVLLLFAFQQSVLYYTIYYLRNEPRLLYLAIFDILIGIYLLGGAISTRGHSSTRTSVQWRLCCTSTAVKLGLLLLLPSYDDSTLTQGFNRVDAEDYLSFVGFYLTPVIYILFNRISNRFLFNREKRNVNVDELLHSDLALATALDLWDIVIMVNHLFRRYRSVQTSANMDLWEDRNFVAYAFLCTLSMFLLGFVSPTVDSDLDPGCDILEHRRLIWYSILAFVRRCLGLSADDLRFRRGGKYGDMGFDIPEPLRGVKSKSTLKGQYLDMFTIAKYTFLIGFSLVDIPFFVYRVVLLARKNVFSLMLYKNLLGIFIRPYRLTLSQLAERDSAKGWQSAFFEAAPLFKDPFAKRLIQEDLKNLETPSAPASERQLSAKLTNRNLLKGSLSSASISHTKSYIRNIFTRAGSTTPQENLVSRVTKKFPTSQVPSEERINEVPSADKMVARLRFTSSHPSGSYHEWSSRVSEPEAPVAPPKVDENAQQVRLSLLRNLRRHREVPVASMNPKMFFETLRDQVSKLFAVDPRFAMEEDEFVIDSGQFDYLRMLIAVGISLISRILIVIFCYSRASEVRSPRFIFGSTVSTATGLELLVYGMVVFAPILEIGLFYRVQCCNLFDCICFGIQELLQLCSFVTCVCCLRGFVADPGSVFYAMQVSALVLWPVFLGMLLLVQGFFGSLTVIRLVYLLCKYSACPVGLHHKPFCLDIMKSTMLADRLLHVQWSAYLCSALFRALCCSFSPTKTEVIIIIVDLLIRLTYVIFCQTMRTMMLRKFEVHYLIMRMSNAITSDYMPPSDTFSLFSDSNVHFVTPSDVESYIKDQGLLSSPGIIFPAFL, via the exons ATGTATGACGGCAGGGAGTTCGTGTCACTTTATGACCGTTTGAAGATTTCTTCTTATGGTTTTCGTCATGGTTGCATTCAGTTATTCACTGTCTTGTTACTGTTTGCTTTTCAGCAGTCGGTTCTGTACTATACCATATACTATCTTCGCAATGAGCCTCGTTTGCTGTATTTGGCAATCTTCGACATATTAATTG GCATCTACTTACTGGGAGGTGCTATTTCCACTAGAGGTCACTCGTCCACTCGTACGTCGGTACAATGGCGGCTTTGTTGTACCAGTACGGCAGTCAAGCTGGGTCTTCTTTTACTGTTACCTAGTTATGATGACTCAACTTTGACTCAAGGTTTCAATCGCGTGGATGCTG AGGATTATTTATCTTTTGTTGGATTTTACCTCACTCCTgtgatatacattttatttaaTCGTATATCTAATCGGTTTTTATTTAACCGTGAGAAGCGCAACGTCAATGTGGATGAATTGTTACATTCCGATTTAGCTTTGGCTACTGCTCTTGATTTATGGGACATTGTGATAATGGTGAACCATTTGTTCA GGAGATACCGCTCGGTGCAGACCTCTGCTAACATGGATTTATGGGAGGATCGCAATTTTGTGGCTTACGCTTTTTTATGTACTCTTAGTATGTTTCTATTAGGGTTCGTATCGCCTACGGTTGACAGTGATCTTGACCCCGGCTGTGACATTTTAGAGCACCGTCGTTTGATATGGTACAGTATTCTTGCTTTTGTCCGTCGTTGTTTGGGTTTATCTGCTGATGACTTGCGATTTCGTCGTGGCGGTAAATACGGCGACATGGGTTTTGACATTCCCGAGCCTTTACGTGGTGTTAAATCCAAATCAACTCTCAAGGGTCAGTACCTCGACATGTTTACTATTGCCAAGTATACCTTCCTTATCGGTTTTTCCTTGGTAGACATACCATTTTTTGTGTATCGTGTTGTGTTGTTAGCGCGTAAGaatgtattttcattgaTGTTGTACAAGAATTTGCTGGGTATATTCATTCGTCCATACCGGTTGACATTAAGCCAGCTTGCTGAGCGTGACAGTGCCAAAGGTTGGCAGAGTGCATTTTTTGAGGCTGCTCCATTATTTAAGGACCCATTTGCTAAGCGTTTGATCCAGGAGGACTTGAAGAATCTGGAGACACCGTCTGCACCTGCTTCTGAGCGTCAGTTATCTGCCAAGTTGACTAATCGTAATCTGTTAAAGGGCAGTCTATCTAGTGCGTCCATATCCCACACGAAGAGTTACATTCGCAACATTTTTACAAGGGCTGGTAGTACTACACCTCAGGAGAATTTGGTATCTCGTGTTACTAAGAAGTTTCCTACATCGCAGGTCCCATCGGAGGAACGTATTAATGAGGTTCCATCTGCTGACAAGATGGTCGCTCGTTTACGTTTTACTTCTTCGCATCCCTCTGGGTCATATCACGAATGGTCTTCTCGTGTATCTGAGCCTGAGGCTCCTGTGGCGCCGCCTAAGGTAGATGAAAATGCTCAGCAGGTTCGTTTATCTTTATTGCGTAACTTAAGGCGCCACCGTGAGGTTCCCGTGGCTTCTATGAATCCTAAGATGTTCTTTGAAACGTTACGCGACCAAGTATCAAAATTATTTGCTGTTGATCCTCGTTTTGCTATGGAGGAGGATGAGTTTGTGATCGATTCAGGGCAATTCGACTATCTGCGTATGCTTATTGCCGTGGGCATAAGTTTGATATCTAGGATCTTGATTGTGATTTTTTGTTACTCCAGAGCCAGTGAAGTGCGTTCTCCCCGTTTTATCTTTGGTTCAACGGTATCTACGGCTACTGGTTTAGAGCTTCTTGTTTACGGTATGGTTGTATTCGCTCCTATATTAGAAATTGGCTTATTCTACCGCGTTCAGTGCTGTAACTTATTCGATTGCATCTGTTTCGGTATACAGGAATTACTCCAGCTGTGTAGTTTCGTTACTTGTGTGTGTTGTCTTCGTGGCTTTGTTGCTGACCCTGGTTCTGTTTTCTATGCTATGCAAGTATCTGCCCTAGTTCTTTGGCCTGTATTTCTCGGGATGCTTCTATTGGTACAGGGATTTTTCGGCAGTTTAACTGTTATTCGATTGGTATATCTCTTGTGTAAGTACAGTGCATGTCCTGTAGGTCTTCATCACAAGCCATTTTGTCTCGACATTATGAAGAGTACGATGTTAGCTGATCGTCTCCTACATGTTCAGTGGAGTGCATACTTATGTAGTGCCTTATTTCGTGCACTTTGCTGTTCATTTTCACCAACGAAGACGGAGGTGATTATAATTATTGTTGACCTTCTTATTCGTTTGACGTATGTCATCTTCTGTCAGACCATGCGTACTATGATGTTGCGTAAGTTTGAGGTCCACTACCTCATAATGCGAATGAGTAACGCCATCACATCTGACTATATGCCTCCATCAGATACGTTTTCTTTGTTTTCGGATTCGAACGTCCACTTTGTGACGCCTTCTGATGTTGAGAGTTACATTAAGGACCAGGGTTTACTCTCATCCCCTGGTATAATATTCCCTGCATTTTTATAG
- a CDS encoding DExH-box splicing factor binding site family protein: MKISFGISKPSAKQPPATRVLAPKATHFFEADDPAAPSVERVKVTEIAGNCMQIVKDGVSVSRSLVEDPTLSHSVIPCTNRLDKNDKSTTQIGPIDLKYGLNVIPKTDSSRDAAQSTGTTTVTNAVPSPVEATDIPSEPEPTSTDQSISTKGESNEALGAEDHTDISDAEVARLILHDQEQQKLREQLFGTDLIEQASNTVPILLRGKRDHEDTDVEPSYENVAVEEFGLAMLLGMGFNPATNTNKPKEYKRRAYDRAGLGADAHMKRNMATLTDASLMAKLKKDHMYHYAHDPGGPGEASCWVLSGLYVRVVERDHRLFGKKGIVIQVVERVVTLEVNGEHVDINYRGLETVVTQEATQCKVVRQIAKHSEKFYIPIGTVVDVAVVTKTFAKVTFRGSTFTVSLDDICEFR, translated from the coding sequence ATGAAAATAAGCTTCGGAATATCGAAACCGTCTGCTAAGCAACCGCCAGCAACACGTGTGCTAGCGCCAAAGGCAACTCATTTTTTTGAAGCTGACGATCCAGCAGCGCCCTCAGTTGAACGCGTGAAGGTAACTGAGATTGCCGGCAATTGTATGCAAATAGTGAAAGATGGCGTGTCAGTGAGCCGCTCTTTAGTAGAAGATCCTACATTATCGCATAGTGTCATACCATGTACCAACAGACTGGATAAAAATGACAAATCAACAACACAAATCGGTCCTATTGACCTAAAATATGGACTCAATGTAATACCGAAAACCGACTCCAGCCGAGATGCAGCACAGAGCACTGGAACTACCACTGTAACTAATGCAGTCCCATCACCAGTGGAAGCCACTGATATACCCAGTGAACCAGAGCCCACTTCCACGGATCAAAGTATCTCAACTAAGGGCGAATCAAATGAAGCACTGGGTGCTGAGGATCACACCGATATCAGTGACGCTGAAGTTGCACGACTGATATTACACGATCAGGAGCAACAGAAGCTTAGGGAACAGCTGTTTGGCACTGACCTTATCGAACAAGCTTCGAACACAGTACCAATACTGCTTCGAGGCAAACGAGATCACGAGGATACCGATGTGGAACCGTCATATGAAAATGTAGCCGTTGAGGAATTTGGCCTGGCAATGCTATTGGGGATGGGCTTCAACCCAGCGACGAACACGAACAAACCGAAGGAATACAAACGCCGTGCCTATGATCGTGCTGGTTTAGGGGCTGATGCCCATATGAAGCGGAATATGGCAACACTCACGGATGCCAGCTTAATGGCCAAACTTAAAAAGGACCACATGTACCATTATGCCCATGACCCAGGAGGACCGGGGGAGGCTAGCTGCTGGGTATTGTCTGGACTCTATGTACGAGTTGTGGAGCGCGACCACCGCTTATTTGGCAAGAAAGGCATTGTAATACAAGTAGTTGAACGCGTGGTCACACTGGAAGTCAACGGAGAGCACGTAGATATCAATTACCGTGGCCTGGAGACAGTGGTTACCCAGGAAGCCACCCAATGCAAGGTTGTACGCCAAATAGCTAAGCATAGCGAAAAGTTCTATATACCCATTGGCACTGTAGTAGACGTGGCCGTAGTCACGAAGACGTTTGCCAAGGTTACGTTCAGAGGAAGCACATTTACAGTATCATTGGATGATATATGCGAGTTCAGGTAG